A stretch of Lathyrus oleraceus cultivar Zhongwan6 chromosome 6, CAAS_Psat_ZW6_1.0, whole genome shotgun sequence DNA encodes these proteins:
- the LOC127097412 gene encoding uncharacterized protein LOC127097412, with protein MDALGFGSGFSGFWKWNPSPESRRRRIRSNSTSPGSIVGGGYQFPVKQAITAASLALTGDTIAQISNRWSKAKETDENASQDVLSRLLSEHDLLRALRMTSYGFLFYGPGSFAWYQLLDHCLPKPNVQNLMLKVLLNQIVLGPCVIAVVFAWNNLWQQKLSELPEKYRRDALPALLYGFRFWVPVSVLNFWYAYSHA; from the exons ATGGACGCGCTTGGATTTGGGAGTGGATTTAGCGGCTTCTGGAAGTGGAATCCGTCACCGGAATCTCGACGGCGTCGTATTCGCTCTAATTCGACTTCGCCTGGTTCCATCGTCGGAGGTGGTTATCAGTTCCCGGTGAAGCAGGCGATAACAGCCGCCTCCCTCGCCCTTACTGGTGACACAATTGCTCAGATCAGTAACCGTTGGAGCAAAGCCAAAGAGACGGATGAAAATGCCTCTCAG GATGTATTGTCGAGGCTTCTTTCGGAACACGATTTGCTACGTGCTCTGCGAATGACTTCCTATGGATTCCTTTTCTATGGTCCTGGTTCTTTCGCCTGGTACCAGTTGCTTGATCATTGTCTCCCTAAACCAAATGTCCAGAACCTAATGCTAAAG GTTTTACTAAACCAGATTGTGTTGGGTCCGTGTGTCATTGCGGTTGTCTTTGCGTGGAATAATTTATGGCAACAGAAGCTCTCAGAGCTTCCAGAAAAATACAGAAGAGATGCTCTGCCAGCTTTACTTTATG GGTTTAGATTTTGGGTCCCTGTCAGTGTGTTAAACTTCTGGTACGCGTATTCACATGCATGA
- the LOC127097413 gene encoding uncharacterized protein LOC127097413 translates to MRGNDQLSNRFRFVSSSLVNKALICREPDSCREYLVKRFMASSTNNLYLWPYNSGCHWLLLAIDPLKEVVYFLNSIDGEWTNYPDMKQLVDTSIKVFRSQRQARVPRTKSSNITWIKVQVL, encoded by the exons ATGCGCGGGAATGATCAATTGTCAAACAGATTCCGTTTCGTGTCTTCCTCCCTGGTCAACAAAGCATTAATTTGTAGGGAACCGGATTCATGTAGAGAGTACTTAGTCAAGAGATTCATGGCCAGCAGTACAAACAACTTGTATCTTTGGCCGTATAATTCAGG GTGTCACTGGTTGTTGCTTGCTATTGATCCTTTAAAAGAAGTGGTATATTTTCTGAATTCGATAGATGGTGAATGGACAAATTATCCGGATATGAAGCAATTAGTTGATAC atCAATAAAAGTGTTCCGATCTCAAAGACAAGCTCGAGTACCACGTACTAAATCCAGCAACATTACGTGGATAAAAGTGCAGGTACTTTAA